One genomic segment of Centropristis striata isolate RG_2023a ecotype Rhode Island chromosome 13, C.striata_1.0, whole genome shotgun sequence includes these proteins:
- the LOC131983822 gene encoding nuclear GTPase SLIP-GC-like, which produces MDDFVRNKLTEWGLSKLIDKFKGKGIDTESFHELGDREIAVLIPKVGPSTKFKKYLRLLKKQKTTDPETVDYFAQVSASTSGRSDKGKRKLDLQDQSSKLPPTRKSRRETKLGSYLEKSILSDVKNTMEHVYQKLPDNKNKLNNFLKKRIRDLKKDKRELVGVFGKTGAGKSSLINAIIGEKNLLPSGSVSACTTVMIKVEANKQDEYEAEIEFITKEEWMEEVWNFLKDKSNQENDEDYRDNDKKLSAVYGEEWKNKSHGTLMEDKYFKEIPEFLRSQSKILTCESAEELSVKLVKYTRSDPEDGEGKVVKRWYWPLVKCVTVRVPDNDFLQHVTLADLPGNGDYNKSRDEMWKGVVGSCSTVWVVTELNRAAAEKEAWEILESAGSLMGNGGECQRIHFICTKSDNIEDCDDQSAARVRDLIFKRNEHAKRKVKEEFNLNQIKKHFSDKCLEVFTVSAKEFLKKKHLDANDTEIPKLQEVLQDLNDCHSETLNYVSGARGILSLIQGASCRQEADKTAVYTELEGNMEHELNKVRKSMEETRNSFDSCLIEGVKNSKSSWERTLKSVLHPPKGKDNGFHRTLKCVVQKGGIHKPRRNKEINLNMTLASCLTDSIDEEFKKTFPNEGKSGPFNGVINEFSLGTKRMMREGQKYKDVELQLTFLSTEEENIKTELNKIIRERKKIIYSSLMTTIEEAMKKCYREAEAFTGPGSLDKMRETIEAHVQTSRNIMFEKAKNEMLNQLVDLMNEILEKLKETMQESIELSLKTDGDSIPDVQADLEMVKKHYIELMGSPDPLGPTAALHP; this is translated from the exons ATGGATGACTTTGTTCGGAACAAATTAACTGAGTGGGGTCTCAGCAAGTTGATAGACAAATTTAAAGGTAAA GGCATTGACACAGAAAGTTTCCACGAACTCGGTGATCGAGAAATCGCTGTTTTGATCCCAAAAGTGGGACCAAGCACAAAATTCAAAAAGTACCTCCGGTTGTTGAAG aaacaaaagacaacagATCCAGAAACAGTTGACTACTTTGCTCAA GTTTCTGCATCCACCAGTGGCAGAAGTGATAAAG gaaagagAAAGTTGGATCTTCAGGACCAGTCCAGCAAATTGCCGCCAACTAGAAAATCACGACGTGAAACTAAACTGGGATCATACTTAG AAAAAAGCATACTATCTGATGTAAAAAATACCATGGAACATGTCTATCAGAAACTGCCAGACAACAAAAATAAGCTCAACAACTTCCTTAA GAAACGCATCCGTGACTTGAAGAAAGACAAGAGGGAGCTGGTTGGTGTCTTTGGTAAAACCGGGGCTGGGAAGAGCTCTTTGATAAATGCAATCATTGGAGAGAAGAATCTCTTGCCATCTGGAAGTGTCAGTGCATGTACTACAGTCATGATTAAAGTTGAGGCTAACAAGCAGGACGAGTACGAGGCAGAAATTGAGTTCATCacaaaagag gagTGGATGGAAGAAGTGTGGAATTTCCTCAAGGATAAATCAAATCAGGAGAATGACGAAGATTACCGTGACAACGATAAAAAGTTGTCAGCTGTGTATGGAGAGGAATGGAAAAACAAATCTCATGGAACCCTCATGGAAGACAAATATTTCAAAGAAATCCCAGAATTTCTCCGTTCCCAGAGCAAGATTTTGACATGTGAATCA GCTGAAGAGCTCTCTGTGAAATTGGTCAAATACACAAGAAGTGACCCAGAAGACGGAGAAGGTAAAGTAGTAAAGAGGTGGTACTGGCCACTGGTGAAGTGTGTGACTGTGAGGGTGCCAGATAATGATTTTCTCCAGCACGTCACACTTGCGGATCTTCCTGGAAATGGGGACTATAACAAGAGCAGAGACGAGATGTGGAAAGGG GTTGTTGGAAGTTGTTCTACTGTGTGGGTCGTGACAGAACTTAAtcgagcagcagcagagaaggaAGCCTGGGAGATCCTGGAGAGTGCCGGCAGCCTCATGGGAAATGGTGGCGAGTGTCAGCGCATTCACTTTATCTGCACCAAGTCAGATAATATTGAAGACTGCGATGATCA GTCAGCAGCCCGTGTTCGTGATCTCATATTTAAAAGAAACGAACATGCCAAGAGAAAAGTGAAAGAAGAATTCAACCTAAACCAGATTAAG aaacaTTTCAGTGATAAATGTTTGGAAGTGTTCACAGTGAGCGCCAAAGAgtttctaaaaaagaaacatctaGACGCAAATGACACTG agataCCCAAACTTCAGGAAGTTCTGCAAGATCTCAACGACTGTCACTCAGAGACATTAAACTATGTGTCTGGAGCTCGTGGGATTCTCTCTCTGATTCAAGGGGCCAGCTGTAGACAAGAG GCTGACAAGACAGCTGTGTACACAGAACTTGAAGGAAATATGGAGCATGAACTTAATAAAGTCAGAAAATCCATGGAAGAGACTCGCAATTCTTTTGATAGTTGCCTCATTGAGGGTGTCAAAAACTCCAAAAGTTCATGGGAAAGAACCTTAAAGTCGGTCTTACATCCT CCTAAGGGCAAGGATAATGGTTTTCACAGGACATTGAAGTGTGTAGTTCAGAAGGGCGGCATACACAAGCcaagaagaaataaagaaataaacctGAACATGACGTTGGCTTCATGTCTGACTGACAGCATTGATGAGGAATTCAAGAAAACCTTCCC AAATGAAGGAAAAAGTGGACCATTTAATGGGGTCATCAACGAGTTTTCACTTGGCACAAAGAGGATGATGAGAGAGGGGCAAAAGTACAAAGATGTTGAACTGCAACTCACATTTCTCAGCACAGAG GAAGAAAATATCAAGACAGAACTGAACAAAATCATCCGGGAGCGCAAGAAAATAATCTACAGCAGTCTGATGACGACAATCGAGGAAGCCATGAAAAAATGCTATCGGG AAGCAGAAGCATTTACAGGACCCGGCTCACTggacaaaatgagagaaactaTTGAGGCACATGTACAAACATCAAGGAACATCATGTTTGAGAAGGCgaaaaatgaaatgttgaaCCAGCTGGTCGACCTGAtg AATGAGATCCTGGAGAAACTGAAGGAAACAATGCAGGAATCAATTGAGCTGTCACTCAAGACAGATGGTGACTCGATCCCAG ATGTTCAAGCTGACCTTGAGATGGTGAAGAAGCACTACATTGAACTGATGGGAAGCCCAG ATCCACTGGGCCCAACAGCTGCACTGCATCCATGA